In the genome of Terriglobales bacterium, one region contains:
- a CDS encoding long-chain fatty acid--CoA ligase — protein sequence MKPQTIVDVFYAAVERNAARVMTFKQTIRWIDISSHELYRDAVGTARTLESWGIHKGERVAILSENRPEWAVADFATLLLGAVDVPVYPTLPPDHVAYILNDSGARVAFVSTIEQLKKVNSIRSQTKIEKVVCMDYVGSTEGLPMHRMMHNQPPGRDAEFDARARQVQPDDLATIVYTSGTTGKPKGVMLTHRNLASNVSCSLEDLGLEPGHLCISFLPLSHITARHLDYVCFAYGVTLAYCANIDKVFEVAAEVRPTLFVAVPRIYEKVQATVRRLAGHGLKRSVYDWAIETGRKHRQETLAGKQPTSMAWKLADFLLYSKIRKAFGGNVLAYISGGAPLGRDLAEWFACVSIRIFEGYGLTETSPVIALNHPSAHKIGTVGQPLRNVEVRIAEDGEVLVRGPSVFQSYWNLPEETAQAFTPDGWFKTGDIGTLDAEGYLAITDRKKDLIKTSGGKFVAPQPIEKSLKTNPLVAEAVVIGDKRKFAMALVAPHFEMLESWAHANDVPFGSRQDLVANAKVQALYEGIVAEVNRNLAQFEALKRVLVVADEFTVADGSMTPSMKLRRRVVEERYRQQIEEIYAQPAPAVVPVAT from the coding sequence ATGAAGCCGCAGACTATTGTCGACGTCTTCTACGCCGCGGTGGAGCGCAACGCCGCTCGCGTGATGACATTCAAGCAGACCATCCGCTGGATCGATATCAGTTCCCACGAACTGTACCGCGACGCGGTGGGCACGGCGAGGACGCTGGAGAGTTGGGGCATACACAAGGGTGAGCGTGTCGCCATCCTGAGCGAAAACCGTCCGGAGTGGGCCGTGGCGGATTTCGCCACGCTGCTGCTGGGAGCGGTGGACGTGCCCGTTTATCCCACGCTGCCCCCGGACCACGTGGCCTACATACTGAACGATTCCGGCGCGCGTGTGGCGTTCGTTTCCACCATCGAACAACTCAAGAAGGTCAACTCCATCCGAAGCCAGACGAAGATCGAGAAGGTCGTCTGCATGGACTACGTAGGCTCGACCGAGGGCCTCCCCATGCACCGCATGATGCACAACCAGCCTCCGGGGCGGGACGCGGAGTTCGACGCCCGCGCACGCCAGGTGCAGCCTGACGACCTGGCGACCATCGTGTACACCTCGGGGACGACCGGGAAACCAAAGGGCGTGATGCTCACCCACCGGAACCTGGCCTCCAACGTGAGTTGTTCGCTCGAGGACCTGGGACTGGAGCCGGGGCATCTGTGCATCTCCTTCCTGCCGCTTTCGCACATCACGGCGCGCCACCTGGACTACGTCTGCTTCGCCTACGGCGTTACCCTGGCCTATTGCGCCAATATCGACAAAGTCTTCGAGGTGGCGGCGGAGGTGCGTCCCACGCTGTTCGTGGCGGTGCCGCGCATCTATGAAAAAGTACAGGCAACCGTGCGCCGGCTGGCCGGCCACGGACTGAAGCGTTCCGTTTATGACTGGGCCATCGAAACCGGACGCAAGCATCGCCAGGAAACGCTGGCGGGCAAGCAGCCCACGAGCATGGCCTGGAAGCTGGCCGATTTCCTGCTCTACTCGAAGATCCGCAAAGCGTTCGGCGGGAACGTATTGGCTTACATCTCCGGCGGCGCGCCGCTGGGGCGAGACCTGGCGGAATGGTTCGCCTGCGTCAGCATCCGCATCTTCGAGGGCTACGGCCTCACAGAAACCTCGCCGGTCATTGCCCTGAATCATCCCAGCGCCCACAAGATCGGCACGGTGGGGCAACCGTTGCGCAACGTCGAGGTGCGCATCGCAGAGGATGGCGAGGTTCTCGTCCGCGGGCCGTCGGTGTTCCAGAGCTACTGGAATCTACCTGAAGAGACGGCACAAGCGTTCACTCCGGACGGCTGGTTCAAGACCGGCGACATCGGCACGCTGGACGCCGAAGGCTACCTCGCCATCACCGACCGTAAGAAGGACCTGATCAAGACCTCGGGCGGGAAGTTCGTGGCGCCGCAGCCTATCGAGAAGTCGCTCAAGACGAATCCGCTGGTGGCGGAAGCGGTAGTCATCGGCGACAAGCGCAAGTTCGCCATGGCGCTGGTGGCGCCGCATTTCGAGATGCTGGAAAGCTGGGCGCACGCCAACGACGTGCCGTTCGGCTCGCGCCAGGACCTGGTCGCGAACGCCAAGGTGCAGGCACTTTATGAGGGCATTGTGGCCGAGGTCAACCGGAACCTGGCGCAGTTCGAGGCTTTGAAGCGCGTGCTGGTGGTGGCGGACGAGTTCACGGTTGCCGACGGCTCCATGACGCCCTCCATGAAGCTGCGACGGCGGGTAGTGGAAGAGCGCTACCGGCAACAGATCGAGGAGATCTACGCGCAGCCGGCGCCGGCGGTGGTGCCAGTCGCCACGTAG
- a CDS encoding TetR/AcrR family transcriptional regulator — translation MAKQKTKVEDVSQARKSANGAAKYQRILDAAIDVIAEKGYFQSRVSDIAQRAGVADGTIYLYFRNKEQILTAAIDAAFAAFLEKARREVEQAKDPRERLRRVALLHLKAMGEHRSLAVVFQTELRQSAKFLAQFSHQRLVEYFELIRRVVREGQEAGLFRRGMSDKIAANCFFGALDEMVTSWVLSEREYALAGAADAVADLILKGMETREGA, via the coding sequence ATGGCAAAGCAGAAAACCAAAGTCGAAGACGTGAGCCAGGCTCGGAAGAGCGCGAACGGCGCAGCCAAGTACCAGCGCATTCTGGACGCGGCCATCGACGTGATTGCCGAGAAGGGGTACTTCCAGTCGCGGGTCTCGGATATCGCCCAGCGGGCGGGTGTGGCCGACGGCACCATCTATCTATATTTCCGTAACAAGGAACAGATCCTCACCGCGGCCATTGATGCCGCCTTCGCCGCCTTCCTGGAAAAAGCGCGGCGCGAGGTGGAGCAGGCGAAGGATCCGCGTGAACGGCTTCGCCGCGTGGCCCTGCTGCACTTGAAGGCCATGGGCGAGCATCGTAGTCTCGCCGTAGTCTTCCAGACCGAATTGCGGCAGAGCGCCAAGTTCCTGGCCCAGTTCTCCCACCAGCGCCTGGTGGAGTACTTCGAACTGATCCGCCGCGTGGTACGCGAGGGACAGGAGGCGGGGCTGTTCCGGCGCGGCATGTCAGACAAGATCGCGGCTAACTGCTTTTTTGGAGCGCTGGATGAAATGGTGACTTCGTGGGTGCTGAGCGAGCGCGAGTATGCGCTGGCCGGCGCCGCCGACGCGGTGGCAGACCTGATCCTGAAAGGCATGGAGACGCGCGAGGGGGCATGA